From the genome of Leptolyngbya subtilissima AS-A7, one region includes:
- a CDS encoding SAM-dependent methyltransferase, with protein MPPTSADPISYTAKIVAAKRAIEQSLPQPLFDDPYAAALAGDEVEHLLAKWQQVSAQQGRALEEVIAKRTRYIAIRTRFFDDLLLATLPRLLEPQVVILGSGLDTRAYRLPWPPATCLYEVDVPAVLDYKANILRNHEANCRHHLIAGDLGDVQTGWVARLLEAGLKQLPTIWLLEGVMMYLPEPSAHSLLKTVATLSCPGSVLGMDGVNDGSIQAAQRAKQDDRGRVVRHWQFGCDDPQQLLKRYGWSGRVSQPQDVGIAHSRYPESMPVTAEVGDHQSERGVWLMQAKKDP; from the coding sequence GTGCCCCCGACTTCTGCCGATCCCATCTCCTACACCGCCAAAATTGTGGCGGCGAAGCGAGCCATTGAGCAATCTCTGCCGCAGCCACTGTTCGACGACCCCTATGCGGCGGCCCTAGCGGGTGACGAGGTTGAGCATCTTCTAGCCAAATGGCAGCAGGTCTCTGCACAGCAGGGACGCGCTTTAGAAGAAGTGATTGCCAAGCGCACCCGCTACATTGCCATTCGCACCCGTTTCTTTGATGACCTACTGCTAGCCACTCTGCCCCGGCTACTCGAGCCTCAAGTCGTCATCTTGGGTTCAGGACTAGATACCCGAGCCTATCGACTGCCCTGGCCACCAGCCACCTGCCTCTACGAAGTCGATGTGCCAGCAGTTTTAGACTACAAAGCCAACATCCTGCGAAACCATGAGGCCAACTGTCGTCACCACCTAATTGCTGGCGACTTAGGAGATGTTCAAACTGGCTGGGTGGCTCGCCTCCTAGAGGCAGGCCTGAAGCAACTGCCAACGATCTGGCTGCTTGAAGGCGTGATGATGTATTTGCCAGAGCCTTCAGCCCACTCTCTACTGAAAACTGTTGCTACACTAAGCTGCCCCGGTAGCGTTTTGGGTATGGATGGGGTCAACGACGGTTCAATTCAGGCGGCTCAGCGAGCTAAACAGGACGATAGAGGGCGTGTGGTGCGCCACTGGCAGTTTGGCTGCGACGACCCCCAGCAATTGCTAAAGCGCTATGGCTGGAGCGGTAGAGTTAGCCAACCCCAAGATGTAGGCATTGCCCACAGCAGATACCCAGAATCTATGCCAGTTACAGCCGAGGTCGGTGACCACCAGTCAGAGAGAGGGGTTTGGCTAATGCAGGCCAAAAAAGACCCGTAA
- a CDS encoding HNH endonuclease — protein MQDPGQRVILLRVLIDSWFAGCSSEIEQLSLIDEFETVKTQLLREGSATYKVEDLKNEKNIVVRNRAFRKIVVSLYNQRCAFCGLRIISADGQDIVDGAHIKPVAEFRDDRFVNGLALCKNHYWAFDHGWFGVDDDYRIVIPQGRFVEEPAVKSREMVAFRGEAIRLPGKREFRPNLEGLRWHRERWGMEYWPKSLKGC, from the coding sequence TTGCAAGACCCAGGGCAGCGGGTAATTTTGTTGCGGGTGCTGATCGATAGCTGGTTTGCAGGGTGCTCGTCTGAGATTGAGCAGCTATCATTAATCGATGAATTTGAGACGGTGAAAACTCAACTCTTGCGGGAGGGTAGCGCAACCTACAAGGTTGAAGACCTGAAGAATGAGAAGAATATTGTTGTCAGAAATAGGGCATTCCGCAAGATTGTGGTGTCGCTCTATAACCAGCGCTGCGCGTTTTGTGGGCTGAGGATTATTAGCGCGGATGGGCAAGACATTGTGGATGGTGCTCACATTAAGCCGGTTGCTGAGTTTAGGGATGACCGCTTTGTAAATGGGCTGGCGCTTTGCAAGAATCACTATTGGGCGTTTGACCACGGCTGGTTTGGGGTGGATGACGATTACCGAATTGTGATTCCGCAGGGGCGGTTTGTGGAGGAGCCAGCGGTGAAAAGTCGAGAGATGGTGGCATTTAGGGGAGAGGCGATTAGATTGCCGGGGAAGCGGGAGTTTAGGCCAAATTTGGAGGGATTGAGGTGGCATCGGGAGAGGTGGGGAATGGAATATTGGCCGAAAAGTCTGAAAGGATGCTGA
- a CDS encoding chromate transporter produces MAEAPLPANQHPELSPPPYSLGQMVLYFLKLGTWGFGGPIALVGYMKRDLVEERGWISESDYKEGLSLAQLAPGPLAEQLAIYMGYVHYGTLGATLTGLVFPLPAFLMVLGLGWAYTIYGGLPWMQAIFYTVGATVIGIIANSSYKLTVKTIGQDWLFWAIYIVSAAVTVITESEKIALILAAGVLVWLVKAPPKQWRPKRLSSFAVVPFLPTLMAIPVTEPGILWQIFTFFGKAGAFVFGSGLAIVPFLYGGLVNELQWLNSEQFVDAVAVAMITPGPIVITVGFIGFLVAGLAGAIVATLATFLPCYLFTIIPAPYFKKHGKQPGVAAFVEGVTVAAIGAITGAVVVLGKRSLVDIPTVIVAAVTLALLLIFKKKLPEPLIVLVSALLGLVIYPLTHPAL; encoded by the coding sequence ATGGCCGAGGCCCCACTGCCAGCAAACCAGCACCCCGAACTATCGCCGCCGCCCTACTCCCTAGGGCAAATGGTGCTGTACTTTCTCAAGTTGGGCACCTGGGGATTTGGTGGCCCCATTGCTCTAGTGGGCTATATGAAGCGCGACCTAGTGGAGGAGCGCGGCTGGATTTCTGAATCTGACTACAAAGAAGGGCTATCTCTGGCGCAATTAGCCCCTGGCCCCCTGGCCGAGCAGCTGGCGATCTATATGGGTTACGTCCACTACGGCACTTTGGGCGCAACGCTGACGGGGCTAGTCTTTCCCCTACCAGCTTTTTTAATGGTGCTGGGCCTGGGATGGGCCTACACAATTTATGGGGGTCTGCCCTGGATGCAGGCCATTTTTTACACGGTCGGTGCCACGGTCATCGGCATCATTGCCAACAGCAGCTATAAGCTCACGGTCAAAACTATCGGCCAAGATTGGCTGTTTTGGGCAATCTACATTGTCTCGGCGGCGGTCACGGTCATCACCGAGTCTGAGAAAATTGCGCTGATTTTGGCGGCAGGGGTGCTGGTGTGGTTGGTGAAGGCTCCGCCCAAGCAGTGGCGTCCTAAAAGATTATCTAGTTTTGCTGTAGTGCCTTTCCTGCCGACCCTGATGGCTATTCCAGTCACTGAGCCAGGCATTCTCTGGCAAATCTTCACCTTCTTTGGCAAGGCAGGGGCGTTTGTGTTTGGCAGTGGCCTAGCGATTGTGCCTTTTCTCTATGGCGGACTGGTGAATGAGTTGCAGTGGCTGAATTCTGAACAGTTTGTCGATGCTGTAGCGGTGGCGATGATTACACCAGGGCCAATTGTGATTACGGTTGGATTTATTGGATTTCTGGTAGCGGGGCTAGCTGGAGCAATTGTGGCGACCCTGGCGACGTTTCTACCCTGCTATTTATTTACGATTATTCCAGCGCCGTACTTTAAGAAGCATGGCAAGCAGCCGGGGGTAGCAGCCTTTGTCGAAGGGGTGACGGTAGCAGCGATCGGGGCAATCACCGGAGCGGTGGTGGTGCTCGGGAAGCGATCGCTGGTAGATATTCCCACAGTCATCGTGGCTGCTGTCACCCTAGCTTTGCTGCTTATCTTCAAAAAGAAGCTGCCTGAGCCACTCATTGTGCTGGTTTCCGCTCTGCTGGGTCTAGTCATTTACCCTCTCACCCATCCAGCTTTATAA
- a CDS encoding chromate resistance protein ChrB domain-containing protein: MSWLVFSYSLPSKASSSPRVTLWRRLKRLGAIAFNSIQVLPDRDECLEAFQWLAQEVQKASGEALIMRVEQFEGLSDSDIVERFRAARRDDYAELEAQATALASSPAFDVSGDLHERLEKLYKHYADIRRIDFFDCPEGAQVMARLNQIAEVLTPVSEAIAIAAAALDQYQQRSWVTRPRPHVDRLACIWLIRRFIDPKAVIRYAKTAAADEVTFDMDKGDFQHQGNLCTFEVMVRAFGLDNNPALQVLGQIVHEIDLRDGQYHQPQTAGVDALLRGWLLTDFSDTALEMHGIALFEGLYATLAQERATPLGSSAPQAAER; the protein is encoded by the coding sequence GTGAGCTGGCTGGTTTTTTCCTATTCTTTGCCCTCAAAGGCCTCGTCGAGCCCGAGGGTAACCCTGTGGCGGCGGCTGAAGCGGCTGGGGGCGATCGCCTTCAACAGCATTCAGGTGCTGCCCGATCGCGATGAGTGCCTCGAAGCGTTTCAGTGGCTAGCCCAAGAGGTGCAAAAAGCCAGTGGAGAAGCACTGATTATGCGGGTTGAGCAGTTTGAGGGCCTATCCGACTCCGATATCGTCGAGCGGTTTCGAGCCGCTCGGCGCGACGACTACGCCGAGCTAGAGGCACAGGCTACAGCGCTGGCTAGCTCCCCTGCCTTTGATGTCTCGGGCGATTTACACGAGCGCCTCGAAAAGCTCTACAAGCACTATGCTGACATCCGCCGCATCGACTTTTTTGACTGCCCTGAAGGGGCGCAGGTGATGGCCCGTCTCAACCAGATTGCTGAAGTCCTGACGCCTGTATCGGAGGCGATCGCCATTGCCGCCGCTGCCCTAGACCAGTATCAGCAGCGATCGTGGGTAACTCGGCCCCGCCCCCATGTGGATCGCCTGGCCTGCATCTGGCTGATTCGTCGATTTATTGACCCCAAGGCCGTGATTCGCTATGCCAAAACGGCGGCAGCCGACGAAGTCACCTTCGATATGGATAAAGGTGACTTTCAGCACCAGGGCAATCTGTGCACCTTTGAGGTCATGGTTAGAGCCTTTGGTTTAGACAATAATCCAGCTCTGCAGGTGCTGGGCCAGATTGTGCATGAAATTGACCTGCGCGATGGTCAATACCACCAGCCCCAAACTGCGGGGGTCGATGCCCTGCTGCGGGGCTGGCTGCTGACCGATTTCTCTGACACTGCCCTAGAGATGCACGGCATTGCTCTGTTTGAAGGGCTGTATGCAACCTTGGCTCAGGAGCGGGCCACTCCGCTGGGTTCTTCCGCCCCTCAAGCCGCTGAGCGGTAA
- a CDS encoding beta strand repeat-containing protein: protein MFDPVLNLSTLNGSNGFVINGIAADDNSGFSVSNAGDINNDGIDDLIIGADGADPNGNSNAGESYVVFGGTGVGSSGSFNLSDLNGSNGFVINGIAADDNLGRSVSSAGDINNDGIDDLIIGAFIADPNGNNAAGESYVIFGGATVGSSGSLNLSDLNGSDGFVIEGIDEFDTLGLSVSSAGDINNDGIDDLVVGANLADPNGTVNAGESYVIFGGAGVGSSGRLNPSSLDGSNGFVINGTEVDDFSGFSVSSAGDINNDGIDDLIIGAPKALPPSSAGAGKSYVVFGGAGVGAGGSLNLSALDGSNGFVINGIDAGGILGSSVSNTGDINNDGIDDMIVSAIVADPNGLFNAGKSYVVFGGAGVGAGGSFDLSALNGSNGFVINGLNGGDRLGTSLSAAGDINNDGIDDLIIREGANEGYVVFGGATLGSGGSLDLSTLNGSNGFVINSTDEFSSIGPAVSAAGDINKDGIDDVILGALFANFNGNNAAGKSYVVFGRANAPNLAPDAVNDSGFTANQRTSLVISATALLANDTDPNANTVLRIIAVGSATGGSVALSNNDTPSDFADDFVAFTPNACFDGTASFVYTLSDGSLSDTATVSIAVGKTVNGGNGKDTLTGTAGNDTLNGGNGKDTLSGLEGNDTLVGGNGADRLVGGAGGDGLTGGNGADTFVISSLSDSLLSNFDRITDLKIGTDVIDGPTAVSAANVAELGAVASLNQAGISAILTAGAFGANRAATFSLGSRTFVALNNDTAGFQETSDAVVEITGFSGSLTNLAIA from the coding sequence ATGTTCGATCCCGTGCTTAACCTTTCTACCCTCAATGGCAGCAACGGCTTTGTGATTAACGGCATCGCTGCGGATGACAATTCAGGCTTTTCTGTCAGCAATGCAGGCGACATCAACAACGACGGCATTGACGACCTGATTATTGGGGCAGATGGAGCAGACCCCAACGGCAACAGTAATGCTGGCGAAAGCTATGTGGTCTTTGGTGGAACCGGCGTGGGCAGCAGCGGCAGCTTCAACCTCTCTGACCTCAACGGCAGCAACGGCTTTGTGATTAACGGCATCGCTGCGGATGACAACTTAGGCAGATCTGTCAGCAGTGCGGGCGACATCAACAACGACGGCATTGACGACCTGATCATTGGAGCATTCATAGCAGACCCCAATGGCAACAATGCGGCTGGTGAGAGCTATGTAATTTTTGGTGGGGCAACAGTGGGCAGCAGTGGCAGCCTCAACCTCTCTGACCTCAACGGTAGCGACGGCTTTGTGATTGAGGGCATCGATGAGTTTGACACCTTAGGTTTATCCGTCAGCAGTGCGGGGGATATCAACAACGATGGCATCGACGACTTGGTTGTTGGGGCAAACCTAGCAGACCCCAATGGCACCGTTAATGCTGGCGAGAGCTATGTGATTTTTGGTGGGGCTGGAGTGGGCAGTAGTGGCAGACTCAACCCCTCTAGCCTCGACGGCAGCAACGGCTTTGTGATTAACGGTACGGAGGTGGATGACTTCTCAGGTTTTTCGGTCAGCAGTGCAGGAGACATTAACAACGATGGCATCGACGATCTGATCATTGGGGCACCCAAGGCACTCCCTCCAAGCAGCGCGGGAGCTGGCAAGAGCTATGTGGTGTTTGGTGGGGCCGGCGTGGGCGCTGGAGGCAGCCTCAACCTCTCTGCTCTCGATGGCAGCAACGGCTTTGTGATCAACGGTATTGATGCAGGTGGCATCTTAGGCAGTTCTGTCAGCAATACGGGTGACATCAACAACGATGGCATCGACGACATGATCGTTTCGGCAATCGTGGCAGACCCCAACGGCCTCTTTAATGCTGGCAAAAGCTATGTGGTGTTTGGTGGAGCAGGTGTGGGCGCTGGAGGCAGCTTCGACCTCTCTGCCCTCAACGGTAGCAACGGCTTTGTAATCAACGGCCTTAACGGGGGCGATCGCTTAGGCACCTCCCTCAGCGCAGCGGGGGACATCAACAACGATGGCATTGACGACCTGATCATTCGGGAAGGTGCTAACGAGGGCTATGTGGTGTTTGGCGGAGCAACCCTGGGCAGCGGGGGCAGCCTCGACCTCTCTACTCTCAACGGCAGCAACGGCTTTGTGATCAACAGCACCGATGAGTTTAGCAGCATAGGCCCCGCCGTCAGCGCGGCGGGAGACATCAACAAAGATGGCATCGATGACGTTATTCTTGGAGCACTTTTTGCAAACTTCAATGGCAACAATGCGGCTGGCAAGAGCTATGTGGTGTTTGGTAGGGCAAACGCCCCTAACCTTGCCCCCGATGCCGTCAATGACAGTGGCTTCACGGCTAACCAACGCACCTCCCTGGTAATTTCCGCGACGGCGCTGCTGGCCAACGACACCGATCCTAATGCCAACACCGTGCTGCGCATAATTGCTGTGGGCAGTGCCACAGGCGGCAGCGTGGCGCTGAGCAACAATGACACTCCCAGTGACTTTGCTGACGATTTTGTCGCCTTCACCCCCAACGCCTGCTTTGACGGCACGGCTAGCTTTGTCTACACCCTCAGCGACGGCAGCTTGAGCGATACCGCCACAGTGAGCATTGCAGTGGGCAAAACCGTCAACGGCGGCAACGGCAAAGACACCCTCACTGGCACCGCAGGCAATGACACCCTGAATGGCGGCAACGGCAAAGACACCCTATCGGGACTAGAGGGTAACGACACACTGGTAGGTGGCAATGGCGCTGACCGTCTGGTGGGCGGTGCTGGAGGCGATGGCTTAACCGGGGGTAATGGGGCTGACACGTTTGTCATCTCTAGCTTGAGTGACTCGCTGTTGAGCAATTTTGACCGCATCACTGACCTGAAAATTGGCACCGATGTGATTGATGGTCCTACTGCTGTCAGCGCGGCCAACGTAGCAGAGCTAGGTGCAGTTGCCTCTCTAAACCAGGCCGGTATCAGTGCCATATTGACAGCAGGTGCCTTTGGGGCCAATCGAGCGGCGACCTTTAGCTTGGGCTCTCGTACCTTTGTTGCCCTCAACAACGATACGGCCGGATTTCAAGAGACCAGCGATGCTGTGGTTGAGATTACTGGCTTCAGCGGTAGTTTGACCAATTTGGCGATCGCTTAA
- a CDS encoding tetratricopeptide repeat protein, translating to MLLPSLRFTKPLLLLIILPLALLTPVAVPLTRAQENRIEIAPIDPSSIRDPEILLDREAQRLLSQGINQHDAGLHQAALQSFQAALEVFRQNGDRDDEAYALNSQGLVYYDLGQDQQAVKYFQQALAIYQSLDDSYYAGNVQTTLGQAYIFWDQPQQAIEYLQPALSNYRAIRYPEGEAFVRHHLGFAYNSLGQPQQAIEYYQQALPILQAERGVEALQTTLTVEVFEAATLANMAEALIAQNQTDLAIDYFKQSAEVYKPIREQLSEPWFQQYSTEFIINTYHRCAEMLRQQNRPQEAQQVLDFIKEVE from the coding sequence ATGCTTCTACCCTCCCTGCGCTTCACCAAACCGTTACTGTTGTTGATTATCCTTCCGCTAGCGCTTCTTACGCCTGTCGCTGTGCCGCTTACACGAGCGCAAGAAAACCGGATCGAAATTGCCCCAATTGACCCATCTAGCATTCGAGATCCTGAGATCCTCTTAGACCGAGAAGCCCAGCGCCTTTTGAGCCAAGGTATTAACCAGCATGATGCTGGTCTACATCAAGCAGCTTTGCAATCGTTTCAAGCTGCTTTAGAAGTTTTTCGTCAGAACGGCGATCGGGATGACGAAGCGTATGCATTAAATAGTCAGGGCTTGGTTTACTATGACTTGGGTCAGGACCAACAAGCCGTTAAGTACTTTCAGCAAGCCTTGGCCATTTATCAATCTTTGGATGATAGCTATTACGCAGGGAACGTACAGACCACTCTTGGCCAGGCTTACATTTTCTGGGATCAACCTCAGCAAGCCATTGAGTATCTTCAGCCAGCTTTGTCAAACTATCGAGCCATACGCTATCCCGAGGGGGAAGCGTTTGTACGGCATCATCTTGGCTTTGCTTACAATTCCTTAGGTCAGCCTCAGCAAGCCATTGAGTATTACCAGCAAGCCTTGCCAATCCTTCAAGCCGAACGCGGGGTTGAAGCGCTGCAAACTACGCTTACAGTGGAAGTGTTTGAAGCAGCAACGCTTGCTAATATGGCGGAGGCGCTAATTGCGCAGAATCAAACCGACCTAGCCATTGACTATTTTAAGCAGTCTGCTGAAGTATATAAACCAATTCGCGAGCAGCTGAGCGAGCCATGGTTTCAACAATATTCTACTGAGTTCATCATCAATACCTACCACCGTTGCGCTGAGATGCTAAGACAGCAAAATCGCCCTCAAGAAGCGCAGCAGGTGCTTGATTTTATCAAGGAAGTGGAATAA